A DNA window from Brenneria izadpanahii contains the following coding sequences:
- the pbpC gene encoding penicillin-binding protein 1C produces MIAFPAFFKAAKRLLQNLAMAVLLLALVVLACRLWPHPPLSQGQPFSSVYYDRHGALMRIALASDDRYRLWTPLERISPLAVNGLLLHEDRWFYYHPGFNPLSLMRGFWRSYIAGGRMMGGSTITMQLARMYWRLNTRTPSGKLMQILRAIQLELRYSKRDILEAYLNYAPYGRNIESIGAASLIYFDKAPQHLTLPEALTLAVLPQSPSYRIDGNTGVLSTALIEARNRLFQRWRARYATDGSQIALFKLPLALRQPEGMPYIAPHFIEQLRQQNQQLAQSDTRIDTTLDAGLQRLVERQVNAFITRNRSHGIGNAAVLLVDTRDMGVRALMGSADYYNRDIQGQVNGTNAKRSPGSALKPFIYALGMEQSVLHPMTILRDVPSVFGAYAPENFDRRFLGPVTATDALNFSRNIPAVYIASQLRQPTFYQFLRLSGIANMSSENHYGLSLVLGGGEVTMQELAKLYALLANRGLLQPLRMLKNEPTPAPVRLLSEEASFMTLDILRQHRRPGDTLAQGRSALPVYWKTGTSWGFRDAWSVGIFGPYALVVWVGNFDGKGNNAFVGVDAAAPLFFNVIDSIQASYPDLQEPKHPFPKQLKRVEICLASGDLPTPWCQQKGKTWFIPGKSPIKVDTVYRPVRLDKQTGEVACPPYDEDDVRTEVFEFWPSDLANVFAQAGLPKRKPPVNRCKDSGVDISGNPPRITSPLKNTVYTLRQSQQGRERISFNAVTDADSKTVYWFVDDIYLGSSASKSSIDWRPIDNGQYRIRAVDDRGRADSRLIRIEIVN; encoded by the coding sequence ATGATCGCCTTCCCCGCGTTTTTCAAGGCGGCAAAACGTCTGCTGCAAAACCTCGCCATGGCCGTCTTATTACTGGCATTGGTGGTGCTGGCGTGCCGCCTGTGGCCGCATCCGCCGCTTTCCCAGGGGCAGCCTTTTTCGTCAGTCTATTACGACCGGCACGGCGCGCTGATGCGCATCGCGCTGGCCAGCGATGACCGTTATCGCCTGTGGACGCCGCTGGAGCGGATTTCGCCGCTGGCGGTCAACGGCCTGCTTCTGCACGAGGACCGCTGGTTTTATTACCACCCCGGTTTCAATCCGCTCAGCCTGATGCGCGGCTTCTGGCGTAGCTACATCGCCGGCGGCCGAATGATGGGCGGCTCAACCATCACCATGCAGCTGGCGCGAATGTACTGGCGTCTGAATACCCGCACGCCGTCGGGCAAGCTGATGCAGATTCTGCGTGCGATACAGCTGGAGCTGCGCTATTCCAAGCGCGATATCCTCGAAGCCTATCTGAACTATGCGCCCTATGGCCGCAATATTGAGAGCATCGGCGCGGCCAGCCTGATCTATTTCGACAAAGCGCCGCAACATCTGACGCTGCCGGAAGCGTTGACGCTGGCGGTGTTGCCGCAGTCGCCGAGCTATCGCATCGACGGCAATACCGGCGTGTTGAGCACGGCGCTGATCGAGGCGCGCAATCGCCTGTTCCAGCGCTGGCGGGCGCGCTATGCGACGGACGGCAGCCAGATTGCCCTGTTCAAACTGCCGCTGGCGCTGCGGCAGCCGGAGGGGATGCCCTATATCGCGCCGCATTTTATCGAACAGCTGCGCCAGCAAAATCAGCAGCTGGCGCAGAGCGATACCCGCATCGACACCACGCTGGACGCCGGTTTGCAGCGGCTCGTCGAGCGCCAGGTGAACGCCTTTATCACCCGCAATCGCAGCCACGGCATCGGCAATGCGGCGGTATTGCTGGTCGATACCCGCGATATGGGCGTACGGGCGCTGATGGGCTCGGCCGATTATTACAACCGCGATATTCAGGGGCAGGTGAACGGCACCAACGCCAAACGTTCGCCGGGCTCGGCGCTAAAACCCTTTATCTACGCGCTGGGCATGGAGCAGAGCGTGCTGCACCCCATGACGATCCTGCGCGACGTGCCTTCGGTGTTCGGCGCCTATGCGCCGGAGAACTTTGACCGGCGTTTTCTCGGGCCGGTTACCGCCACGGACGCGCTGAATTTCAGCCGCAATATTCCCGCCGTCTATATCGCTTCGCAGCTGCGTCAGCCGACGTTCTATCAGTTTCTGCGTCTTTCCGGCATCGCCAATATGTCCAGCGAGAATCACTACGGCCTGTCGCTGGTGCTGGGCGGCGGCGAAGTAACGATGCAGGAGCTGGCAAAGCTGTATGCGCTGCTGGCGAACCGCGGTTTGCTGCAACCGTTGCGCATGTTAAAAAACGAACCGACGCCGGCGCCGGTGCGTTTGCTCAGCGAAGAGGCCAGTTTTATGACGCTCGATATTCTGCGCCAGCACCGCCGCCCCGGCGATACGCTGGCGCAGGGGCGTTCCGCGCTGCCGGTGTACTGGAAAACCGGCACCTCATGGGGATTTCGCGACGCCTGGAGCGTCGGTATTTTCGGCCCCTATGCGCTGGTGGTTTGGGTGGGGAATTTCGACGGCAAGGGCAATAATGCGTTTGTCGGCGTGGATGCCGCCGCCCCGCTGTTTTTCAACGTTATCGACAGCATTCAGGCCAGTTATCCGGACTTACAGGAGCCGAAACATCCGTTCCCGAAACAGCTTAAACGGGTGGAAATCTGTCTCGCCAGCGGCGATTTGCCGACGCCGTGGTGCCAGCAGAAGGGCAAAACCTGGTTTATTCCCGGCAAGTCGCCGATCAAGGTCGATACGGTTTACCGCCCGGTGCGGCTGGATAAACAAACCGGGGAGGTGGCCTGCCCGCCCTACGATGAAGATGACGTCCGTACCGAAGTGTTTGAGTTTTGGCCGTCGGACCTGGCGAACGTGTTTGCGCAGGCCGGTTTGCCAAAGCGTAAGCCGCCGGTGAATCGCTGCAAAGACAGCGGCGTGGATATCAGCGGCAATCCGCCGCGCATCACATCGCCGCTGAAAAATACCGTTTACACGCTTCGCCAGTCGCAGCAGGGGCGCGAACGGATTTCGTTCAACGCGGTGACGGATGCCGACAGTAAAACGGTGTACTGGTTTGTGGATGATATTTATCTCGGCAGTTCCGCCAGCAAATCGTCCATCGACTGGCGGCCGATCGATAACGGGCAGTATCGCATCCGCGCGGTGGACGATCGCGGACGCGCCGACAGCCGGTTGATTCGTATTGAAATCGTAAACTAG
- a CDS encoding sensor histidine kinase, which translates to MKNIKYHSLWRWICVRILALAIGTVIVIALCMWLRFAIQNIWVLHHMPPMLREEFEMLRQHPETDLARFHQIVDTWWGVSYSEPSVASADWLMVGVLVAVMIPFIVVMGLKSALPLSVQFSRLAAASEAVTRGQFGTQAELVDKAPTEMARFTRDFNAMTHQLARYEHEMRASHVAIAHELRSPLTAAIGRLQGMIDGVFMADPQQLGMVMKQLQHLNRLIDELHLLSLAEAGRLELDRRVLDLAELLRERAAWLRPQSEKTGMSINVIAAMPCAYVGDAFRLGQAFSVLMENALRYASEGKQLNIEIQPAGKGYQIAFRDYGPGVDPEFLSCMFDRFTRADSSRARHSGGSGLGLSLARAICAAHGGSINAALPAGKGLLITIHLPEAAGI; encoded by the coding sequence ATGAAAAATATTAAATATCATTCCCTTTGGCGCTGGATATGCGTTCGGATACTGGCGCTGGCGATTGGCACGGTCATTGTCATCGCGCTGTGCATGTGGCTGCGCTTCGCCATTCAGAATATCTGGGTGCTTCATCATATGCCGCCAATGCTACGGGAAGAATTTGAAATGTTGCGCCAGCATCCTGAAACCGACCTGGCGCGCTTTCACCAGATTGTCGATACCTGGTGGGGCGTAAGCTATTCCGAACCTTCCGTCGCCTCCGCAGACTGGCTGATGGTCGGCGTGCTGGTGGCGGTTATGATCCCTTTTATCGTTGTCATGGGGCTAAAAAGCGCACTTCCGCTTTCAGTCCAGTTCAGCCGACTGGCCGCCGCCTCCGAAGCCGTAACCCGCGGACAATTCGGCACGCAGGCAGAGTTGGTTGACAAGGCTCCGACGGAAATGGCCCGCTTCACCCGGGATTTCAACGCCATGACGCATCAGCTTGCGCGTTACGAGCATGAAATGCGGGCGTCGCACGTGGCGATAGCGCATGAACTGCGTTCGCCGCTAACGGCGGCCATCGGGCGGCTTCAGGGCATGATCGACGGCGTGTTCATGGCCGATCCGCAGCAGCTCGGCATGGTGATGAAGCAACTACAGCATCTGAACCGTCTGATTGATGAACTACACCTGCTGTCGCTGGCCGAAGCCGGCAGGCTCGAACTCGATCGCCGCGTACTAGACCTGGCGGAACTGCTGCGGGAACGCGCCGCCTGGCTCCGGCCCCAGTCAGAAAAAACAGGCATGTCGATCAATGTTATCGCCGCCATGCCCTGCGCCTACGTGGGGGATGCGTTTCGGCTTGGGCAGGCCTTTAGCGTTCTGATGGAAAACGCGCTGCGCTACGCCAGCGAAGGCAAGCAGTTGAACATTGAGATACAACCAGCGGGTAAGGGTTATCAGATCGCCTTCCGGGATTATGGCCCCGGCGTCGATCCGGAATTTTTATCCTGCATGTTCGATCGCTTTACCCGCGCGGATTCATCCAGAGCCCGCCACTCCGGCGGAAGCGGCCTGGGCTTGTCGCTAGCCCGCGCCATCTGCGCGGCTCATGGCGGAAGTATCAACGCCGCGCTGCCGGCGGGCAAAGGGCTGCTCATCACCATCCACCTGCCGGAAGCCGCCGGAATATAA
- a CDS encoding NAD(P)H-dependent oxidoreductase, whose translation MHALIVVSHPVNTSLTHSVASAIAQGGAASNPHNTFEIADLAREGFNPAFSAPDVAAFQQTGATPPDVAAQQLRIDNADALVLVFPIYWWSMPGLLKGWIDRVFTNGWAYEETADGNVVKKLGHLPVHLVALGAASRKTFEKHGFSDAFNAQITHGIFDYCGAPVMTSEMLLMPEMKTPDACLAAARNIGGGIFANAG comes from the coding sequence ATGCATGCATTAATCGTCGTCTCTCATCCTGTTAATACCTCGCTGACCCACAGCGTCGCTAGCGCCATCGCGCAAGGGGGCGCAGCGTCAAATCCGCACAATACGTTTGAAATAGCGGATCTTGCGCGGGAAGGCTTTAACCCGGCGTTTTCTGCGCCGGATGTGGCCGCTTTTCAGCAAACCGGCGCAACGCCGCCTGATGTCGCCGCGCAGCAGTTGCGTATTGATAATGCGGATGCGCTGGTGCTGGTATTTCCGATTTACTGGTGGTCAATGCCGGGGCTACTGAAAGGGTGGATCGATCGCGTTTTTACAAACGGTTGGGCCTATGAAGAAACGGCTGACGGCAACGTCGTGAAGAAACTGGGGCATTTGCCGGTGCACCTTGTCGCGCTGGGCGCGGCCAGCCGGAAGACATTCGAAAAACACGGTTTTTCCGACGCGTTTAATGCGCAGATCACCCACGGAATTTTCGATTACTGCGGCGCGCCGGTAATGACGTCCGAAATGTTGCTGATGCCGGAGATGAAAACGCCGGACGCCTGTCTGGCGGCCGCGCGCAATATCGGGGGCGGTATTTTCGCTAATGCCGGATAA
- a CDS encoding efflux RND transporter periplasmic adaptor subunit, whose product MSKHLATYARSALHKIITPIRRLRLPPARPLFYLVPLLLAGCGDRDTPQTVAPRPVRYVTAQPPSAGTTLSRTGEIRAHDEISLSFRLDGRLLTRVADVGDRVANGQLLAALESDTGRNQLSSAQAELDSARAAERVAAVNLRRLQSLMPSGAIARSQLDTATSDWQAAVSRRQSDEAALKNAQDNLAWTRLTAPQSGVITSVSASAGQVVTAGQAIFTFAASNGRDVVFDVADPQEIARVKSGAFTVSLLTDPAVKTTGSLRDISPQADPQTRTWRVRISLDNPPDAMAMGASAQVEMPLSGPGMIALPASSLTRTGDQPAVFVVGDNMQLHLRPIVPARYTASSVFVSDGIQPGEKVVTAGVSKLWDGEKVSPGEEMK is encoded by the coding sequence ATGTCAAAACACCTTGCCACTTATGCGCGCAGCGCGCTGCACAAGATTATCACCCCTATCCGGCGCCTGCGGTTACCGCCGGCCCGGCCTCTGTTCTACCTGGTACCGCTGCTGCTTGCCGGTTGCGGGGATCGCGATACGCCGCAAACCGTAGCGCCCCGTCCGGTACGCTATGTTACCGCGCAGCCCCCCTCCGCCGGCACGACGCTTAGCCGCACCGGCGAGATCCGCGCCCACGATGAAATATCGCTGAGTTTCCGGCTTGACGGCAGGCTCCTGACCCGCGTGGCCGACGTAGGCGATCGCGTAGCCAACGGCCAACTGCTGGCCGCGCTGGAGAGCGATACCGGCCGCAATCAACTCAGCAGCGCGCAGGCTGAACTGGACAGCGCGCGCGCCGCCGAACGCGTGGCGGCGGTAAACCTGCGCCGTCTACAGTCGCTGATGCCGTCCGGCGCCATCGCCCGCTCGCAGTTGGACACGGCGACATCGGACTGGCAGGCGGCGGTATCCCGCCGTCAAAGCGATGAAGCGGCGCTGAAAAACGCGCAGGACAATCTGGCGTGGACCCGGCTTACCGCCCCGCAATCCGGCGTGATTACCAGCGTCAGCGCGTCTGCCGGTCAGGTGGTCACGGCTGGACAAGCTATTTTCACCTTCGCCGCCAGCAACGGACGGGATGTGGTATTCGACGTCGCCGATCCGCAAGAGATCGCCCGCGTCAAAAGTGGCGCGTTCACGGTTTCGCTGCTGACGGACCCCGCCGTAAAAACGACAGGCAGCCTGCGCGATATCAGTCCGCAGGCCGATCCCCAGACCCGAACCTGGCGAGTCAGGATTTCGCTTGATAATCCGCCGGACGCCATGGCGATGGGCGCCAGCGCGCAGGTGGAAATGCCGCTATCCGGGCCGGGAATGATTGCCCTCCCCGCGTCCTCGCTGACCCGAACGGGCGACCAGCCGGCGGTATTCGTCGTGGGCGATAACATGCAGCTTCATCTGCGTCCGATTGTGCCGGCACGTTACACCGCCTCATCGGTATTCGTCAGCGACGGCATTCAGCCGGGCGAAAAAGTGGTCACGGCGGGCGTCAGCAAACTGTGGGACGGTGAAAAAGTCAGCCCCGGAGAGGAAATGAAATGA
- a CDS encoding efflux RND transporter permease subunit, with protein sequence MNASDLKKSFNLSAWALKNQQLVSFFMLLIMIAGIISYDQLPRNEDPAFTIKAAVVTTLWPGATIGDTTNLVTDTLEKKLQETPYLDYVESETKAGQSVIFVNLRDDTPPAQVSDIWHQVRNKMQDIAPSLPQGVQGPAVNDEFDNTFGTIYGFTAEGFTPRELRDRVEDVRRSLMSVPDIGKITLVGEQEEQIIIAFSPRKLAGMGLDLQQVTDALKAQNDVVPTGGLRTEKENIALRVSGALSSDESLRAVILRINGRYIPLTDIAAISRQPAEPPAPAFQVNGKPAIGLAISMASTGNMLRFGQAINERMKEIQAQLPHGIEMTTVADQSTVVKQAVSGFVRVLIEAVVIVLAVSFVSLGLRAGLVVAAAIPLVLAMTFAVMMLCGIGLQRISLGALIIALGLLVDDAMITVETMVACLERGDNRWRAATYAFETTAFPMLTGTLVMIAGFIPVGFAASSAGEYCFSLFAVVLIALLCSWIVAILFSPLTGAWLLPHALNAHKGEQARRPGRLMRFYSGLLARVLRHRVATLAVALAVFALSVFGAAFMEGEFFPASDRPELLVSLSLPANASQTETTRQVTRLERLLEGNKDIDRYSTYIGTGAIRFYLPMDVLLDNENTSQLVIVAKSLAARDRLSQQLNKILAEQFDNITTRVSPLELGPPVGWPVKYRVSGPDYARVHDFAQQLAGIIGQNSAAREVNLTAGEPERVITFKVNQTEARAVGVSSSSLAETLHTVWAGSVITTVRDRNRLIDVVLRGDDAERLDTGSLQSLTITSSGGQKVPLSRVATPVWGVEDPMIWRRQRLPFITVQTDLAPGMNAVAVSQALLPDVNALRASLPPGYSIEEGGTVAESDKGNSSVYAVLPVTLFTMLVLLMIQLQKFTRMLLALLMAPFGLPGIVAAMLPTGTPMGFVALLGIIALAGMIIRNAVILISEVDSNTSQGLAREDAIIKASKHRARPILLTACAAVLGMIPISHQVFWGPMAYAIIGGLIVATLVTLTVLPASLSLVMQAEEKSARAAETE encoded by the coding sequence ATGAATGCTTCCGATTTAAAAAAGTCATTTAATCTCTCGGCCTGGGCGCTGAAAAATCAGCAGTTGGTGAGCTTTTTTATGCTGCTTATCATGATCGCCGGCATCATCAGCTATGACCAACTGCCGCGTAATGAAGACCCGGCCTTCACGATTAAAGCAGCCGTGGTCACCACGCTGTGGCCGGGCGCCACCATCGGCGATACCACCAATCTGGTGACGGACACGCTGGAAAAGAAATTGCAGGAAACGCCTTATCTTGACTATGTGGAAAGCGAAACCAAGGCAGGGCAGTCCGTCATCTTCGTGAACCTGCGGGACGACACGCCGCCGGCGCAAGTGTCGGATATCTGGCATCAGGTACGCAATAAAATGCAGGATATCGCCCCCTCGCTGCCGCAAGGCGTGCAGGGGCCAGCGGTGAACGACGAGTTCGACAATACCTTCGGCACGATTTACGGCTTTACCGCCGAGGGCTTTACGCCGCGCGAACTGCGCGACCGGGTTGAAGACGTCCGGCGCAGCCTGATGTCGGTGCCGGACATCGGCAAAATCACCCTGGTGGGCGAACAGGAAGAGCAAATCATCATCGCTTTTTCTCCGCGCAAACTTGCCGGCATGGGGCTGGATCTGCAACAGGTTACCGACGCGCTGAAGGCGCAGAACGACGTCGTGCCGACGGGCGGACTGCGGACGGAAAAAGAGAATATTGCGTTACGGGTCAGCGGCGCGCTTAGCTCCGATGAAAGCCTGCGCGCCGTCATCCTGCGGATTAACGGACGCTACATTCCCCTGACGGATATCGCCGCCATCAGCCGCCAGCCGGCGGAACCGCCGGCGCCGGCGTTCCAGGTCAACGGCAAGCCCGCCATCGGCCTCGCCATTTCCATGGCGTCGACCGGCAACATGCTGCGCTTTGGTCAGGCGATTAACGAGCGAATGAAAGAGATACAGGCGCAGCTGCCTCACGGCATCGAAATGACGACCGTCGCCGACCAGTCCACCGTGGTGAAACAGGCGGTCAGCGGCTTCGTCAGAGTGCTGATCGAAGCGGTGGTGATCGTGCTGGCCGTTTCATTCGTCTCGCTGGGACTGCGCGCCGGGCTGGTGGTGGCCGCCGCCATTCCGCTGGTATTGGCCATGACCTTCGCCGTTATGATGCTGTGCGGTATCGGCCTGCAGCGCATCTCGCTGGGCGCGCTGATTATCGCGCTCGGATTGCTGGTGGATGACGCCATGATCACCGTCGAAACTATGGTGGCCTGTCTGGAACGGGGCGATAACCGCTGGCGCGCCGCGACCTACGCGTTTGAAACCACGGCGTTTCCCATGCTCACCGGCACGCTGGTGATGATCGCCGGTTTTATTCCGGTCGGCTTCGCGGCCTCAAGCGCCGGCGAGTACTGCTTTTCCCTGTTCGCCGTCGTGCTTATCGCCCTGCTCTGCTCATGGATCGTCGCCATCCTTTTCTCGCCGCTTACCGGAGCCTGGCTCTTACCCCATGCCCTCAACGCGCATAAGGGTGAACAAGCGCGCCGGCCGGGACGCCTGATGCGCTTCTACAGCGGCCTGCTGGCGCGGGTGCTGCGTCATCGCGTGGCGACGCTCGCTGTCGCGCTGGCCGTCTTCGCGCTCTCGGTATTCGGCGCCGCCTTCATGGAGGGGGAATTCTTCCCGGCCTCCGATCGTCCCGAATTGCTGGTCAGTCTTTCCCTGCCGGCCAACGCCTCGCAGACGGAAACGACGCGGCAGGTGACCCGGCTCGAACGGCTGCTGGAGGGGAATAAAGATATCGATCGCTACTCGACCTATATCGGCACCGGCGCGATACGTTTTTATCTGCCGATGGACGTGCTGCTGGATAATGAAAACACCTCGCAGTTGGTGATCGTCGCCAAAAGTCTGGCCGCGCGCGATCGGCTAAGCCAGCAGTTGAACAAAATACTGGCCGAGCAGTTTGATAACATCACCACGCGCGTTTCGCCGCTGGAGCTGGGGCCGCCGGTAGGCTGGCCGGTAAAATATCGCGTCAGCGGCCCGGATTACGCCAGAGTCCACGATTTCGCCCAGCAGCTGGCGGGCATCATCGGACAGAATTCCGCCGCGCGCGAAGTAAACCTGACGGCGGGAGAACCGGAACGGGTCATCACGTTCAAAGTGAATCAGACCGAAGCGCGGGCGGTAGGCGTCTCTTCCAGCAGTCTGGCGGAAACCCTGCATACCGTCTGGGCCGGCAGCGTTATCACCACCGTGCGCGATCGCAACCGGCTGATCGATGTGGTGCTGCGCGGCGACGATGCCGAACGGCTGGATACCGGCAGCCTGCAATCCCTGACGATCACCTCATCAGGAGGACAGAAAGTGCCGCTGAGCCGGGTCGCCACGCCGGTATGGGGAGTGGAGGATCCGATGATCTGGCGGCGCCAGCGGCTGCCGTTTATCACCGTTCAAACCGATCTGGCGCCGGGGATGAACGCCGTCGCCGTTTCTCAGGCGTTGCTGCCCGACGTTAATGCGCTGCGGGCCTCCCTGCCGCCAGGCTATAGCATTGAGGAAGGCGGCACGGTAGCCGAATCCGACAAAGGCAACAGTTCGGTCTATGCCGTATTGCCGGTCACGCTTTTCACCATGCTGGTTCTGCTGATGATCCAACTGCAGAAGTTTACCCGCATGCTGCTGGCCCTGCTGATGGCCCCGTTTGGCCTACCCGGAATCGTCGCGGCGATGCTGCCCACCGGCACGCCAATGGGCTTTGTCGCCCTGCTGGGCATCATCGCGCTGGCCGGCATGATCATTCGTAACGCCGTCATTCTGATTAGCGAGGTGGACAGCAATACCAGCCAGGGGCTGGCCAGAGAAGACGCGATTATCAAAGCCTCAAAACACCGCGCCAGGCCGATACTGTTAACCGCCTGCGCCGCCGTTCTGGGGATGATCCCGATTTCGCATCAGGTCTTCTGGGGGCCGATGGCCTATGCCATCATCGGCGGGTTAATCGTTGCCACGCTGGTTACGCTGACCGTGCTGCCGGCATCGCTCAGCCTGGTGATGCAGGCCGAAGAAAAAAGCGCCCGCGCCGCAGAAACGGAATAA
- a CDS encoding TetR/AcrR family transcriptional regulator: MTKPRARQRLTRAERHVQLIETAWRIIREEGTEALTLGQLALRAGVTKPVVYDHFTSRSGLLAALYKEYDKRQTALMDERIRKTEPEIEKLAAVIASAYIECELQQGREMPNVMAALTGTPELEQIRQDYATAFTGKCRELFAPFRDGQPLHEAALRGMLGSAEGLAYAAAKGVITEQQAKDELLQVIISIVRR, from the coding sequence ATGACCAAACCACGCGCACGACAGCGTTTAACAAGAGCAGAGCGTCATGTACAACTGATAGAAACCGCATGGCGGATCATCCGGGAAGAAGGAACAGAAGCGCTCACGCTGGGGCAACTGGCGCTGCGGGCGGGCGTAACCAAACCGGTGGTTTACGATCACTTTACCAGCCGCTCCGGGCTGTTAGCCGCGCTTTATAAAGAATACGATAAGCGCCAGACGGCGCTGATGGACGAACGCATCCGCAAAACAGAGCCGGAGATTGAGAAACTGGCGGCGGTGATCGCTTCAGCATACATTGAGTGCGAGCTACAGCAGGGGCGTGAAATGCCCAACGTGATGGCGGCGCTTACCGGCACCCCCGAACTCGAACAAATCCGTCAGGATTACGCCACGGCGTTTACCGGGAAATGCCGCGAACTGTTCGCCCCGTTCCGCGACGGCCAACCTCTGCATGAGGCGGCGCTGCGGGGCATGCTCGGTTCCGCCGAAGGGTTAGCCTACGCCGCGGCTAAAGGCGTCATTACCGAACAGCAGGCAAAAGATGAACTACTCCAGGTAATTATCTCTATAGTGCGAAGATAA